One segment of Actinomyces sp. 432 DNA contains the following:
- the dnaA gene encoding chromosomal replication initiator protein DnaA produces the protein MEILAGSAELGQGKLSIIRTTHAVDVDGTLVLIVGSTFARNVVDNARGHIAQALRRVSGYDVPFEVIVDTSLESSAPVLANRADTPAVRLTTRPVVDQIPEAPVPAVSAPVPPAAPADDAPAVPGGYATAEPSPAVTVPDEGSDLNPKYTFDTYVTGSSNRLPHASAIAVAEAPAKAYNPLFIYGGSGLGKTHLLHAIGHYARRLYPSIRVKYVSSEEFVSDFIASVADGRMDAFKRRYREVDILLVDDIQFLQGKEQTLEEFFHTFNALHTANKQVVLTSDQPPKALGGFEERLRSRFEWGLLADVQPPDFETRTAILSRKASAEGLDLPADVLEYIASRVTTNIRELEGALIRVTAFASLTKQPVDRTLAELVLKDIITDPASEEITSALIMAQTADYFGITIDDLCSSNRARTFVHARHIGMYLCRELTDMSLPQIGREFGGRDHTTVMSADKKIRTQMPERRETYNHVAELTARIKQAAQSATAS, from the coding sequence CTGGAGATCCTTGCAGGCTCCGCCGAGCTCGGTCAGGGCAAGCTGTCCATCATCCGTACCACTCATGCCGTCGACGTCGACGGCACGCTAGTGCTCATCGTCGGCTCTACCTTCGCCAGGAATGTGGTGGACAACGCCCGCGGCCATATCGCGCAGGCGCTGCGCCGGGTCTCCGGTTACGACGTCCCCTTCGAGGTCATCGTTGACACCTCCCTGGAGTCATCCGCCCCCGTGCTCGCCAACCGCGCCGATACACCCGCCGTCCGCCTGACCACGCGGCCCGTGGTTGACCAGATTCCCGAGGCCCCCGTGCCGGCCGTGAGCGCGCCCGTGCCACCGGCTGCGCCTGCCGACGACGCCCCTGCGGTCCCGGGCGGCTACGCGACCGCCGAGCCCTCGCCGGCGGTGACCGTTCCTGACGAAGGTTCAGACCTCAACCCGAAGTACACCTTCGATACCTACGTCACCGGCTCCTCCAACCGGCTGCCGCACGCCTCCGCTATCGCGGTGGCCGAGGCCCCGGCCAAGGCCTACAACCCGCTGTTCATCTACGGCGGCTCCGGCCTGGGCAAGACGCACCTGCTGCACGCCATCGGCCACTACGCCCGCAGGCTGTACCCCTCTATCCGGGTCAAGTACGTCTCCAGCGAGGAGTTCGTCTCCGACTTCATCGCCTCGGTGGCCGACGGCCGCATGGACGCCTTCAAGCGCCGCTACCGGGAGGTCGACATCCTCCTGGTTGACGATATCCAGTTCCTGCAGGGCAAGGAGCAGACGCTCGAGGAGTTCTTCCACACCTTCAACGCCCTGCACACGGCCAACAAGCAGGTCGTACTCACCTCCGACCAGCCGCCCAAGGCGCTGGGCGGGTTCGAGGAGCGGCTGCGCTCGCGCTTCGAGTGGGGCCTGCTGGCCGACGTGCAGCCGCCGGACTTCGAGACCCGCACGGCGATCCTGTCCCGCAAGGCCAGCGCCGAGGGGCTTGACCTGCCCGCCGACGTCCTGGAGTACATCGCCAGCCGGGTCACCACCAATATCCGTGAGCTCGAGGGCGCCCTGATCCGGGTGACCGCCTTCGCCTCACTGACCAAGCAGCCGGTGGACCGCACCCTGGCGGAACTGGTGCTCAAGGACATCATCACCGATCCCGCCAGCGAGGAGATCACCTCTGCGCTGATCATGGCGCAGACCGCCGACTACTTCGGCATCACGATCGATGACCTGTGCTCGTCCAACCGCGCCCGCACATTCGTCCACGCCCGCCACATCGGCATGTACCTGTGCCGGGAGCTGACTGACATGTCCCTGCCGCAGATCGGACGCGAGTTCGGCGGCCGCGACCACACCACGGTTATGAGCGCGGACAAGAAGATCCGCACGCAGATGCCCGAGCGCCGCGAGACCTACAACCACGTGGCCGAGCTCACCGCGCGCATCAAGCAGGCCGCCCAGTCCGCCACCGCTTCCTGA
- the recF gene encoding DNA replication/repair protein RecF (All proteins in this family for which functions are known are DNA-binding proteins that assist the filamentation of RecA onto DNA for the initiation of recombination or recombinational repair.) — protein sequence MYVSDLALDDFRSFRELVLALQPGPTAFIGPNGQGKTNLVEAVAYLSALSSHRVGTDMALVRRAPAGEPQPGGAVIRAKVVHGERPSVLELELIAGRANRARLNRASARPRDLLGVLRTVVFAPEDLALVRAEPGVRRRFLDDLAVTLRPALASVRAEHDKILAQRASLLKSARAARASTTSMLSTLQVWDAQLAAASARLISARVDVVQRLRPWVAECYGRVSQGRSAARIAYRSSLLAHEGTPEPDPAAEATFLEAEETLVDTAATAARLEQAMEDLHAREIDRGANLVGAHRDDLSLFLDALPAKGFASHGEQWSLALALRLASYEMLRHDVDAYGGDGEPVLILDDVFASLDDARRRALAGIAADAQQVLLTAAVDADVPAALDGARFHVTNGESGSQVLHD from the coding sequence GTGTACGTCTCTGATCTTGCACTGGATGACTTCCGCTCCTTCCGCGAGCTGGTCCTGGCGCTCCAGCCCGGGCCGACGGCGTTCATCGGCCCCAATGGGCAGGGCAAGACCAACCTGGTGGAGGCGGTGGCCTACCTGTCTGCACTGTCCAGCCACCGGGTCGGCACGGATATGGCGCTGGTGCGGCGCGCGCCGGCCGGTGAGCCACAGCCCGGTGGCGCCGTGATCCGTGCCAAGGTGGTTCACGGCGAGCGCCCCAGTGTGCTGGAGCTGGAGCTGATCGCGGGGCGCGCTAATCGGGCCCGCCTGAACCGTGCCTCTGCGCGGCCACGCGACCTGCTCGGCGTGCTGCGCACCGTCGTCTTCGCCCCGGAGGACCTGGCCCTGGTGCGCGCCGAGCCGGGTGTGCGCCGTCGTTTCCTGGATGACCTGGCTGTCACCCTGCGTCCGGCACTGGCGAGTGTGCGCGCCGAGCACGACAAGATCCTCGCCCAGCGCGCCAGCCTGCTGAAGTCGGCTCGCGCTGCGCGCGCCTCCACCACCTCCATGCTCTCCACCCTTCAGGTCTGGGACGCCCAGCTGGCGGCGGCCTCCGCCCGCCTGATCTCCGCCCGCGTCGACGTCGTGCAGCGGCTGCGTCCGTGGGTGGCCGAGTGCTACGGCCGGGTCAGCCAGGGCCGCTCGGCCGCCCGCATCGCCTACCGCTCCAGCCTGCTCGCGCACGAGGGCACCCCAGAGCCCGATCCGGCCGCCGAGGCGACCTTCCTGGAGGCGGAGGAGACGCTGGTGGACACTGCTGCTACTGCCGCCCGCCTGGAACAGGCCATGGAGGACCTGCACGCCCGCGAGATTGACCGGGGCGCCAACCTGGTGGGTGCTCACCGCGACGACCTGTCCCTGTTCCTGGACGCCCTGCCGGCCAAGGGGTTCGCCTCCCACGGGGAGCAGTGGTCCCTGGCCCTGGCGTTGCGACTGGCCTCCTATGAGATGCTCCGTCACGACGTGGACGCCTACGGGGGTGACGGCGAGCCCGTACTGATACTCGACGACGTCTTCGCCTCCCTGGACGACGCCCGCCGCCGCGCCCTGGCCGGCATTGCCGCC
- the dnaN gene encoding DNA polymerase III subunit beta, producing MKLRVDRDVLADAVTWTARSVPARPPVPVLAGVRLEATSTSLILASFDYEVSAHCEIPADVEEEGVVLVSGRLLADIAKALPSKPVDLEVEGTKVTVTCGASRFALAAMAAEDYPALPQMPGVAGTVDAHDLAEAVSQVSIAASRDETLPLLTSVQMEVDGASLTLMATDRYRLAVREMTWQPQDPQLSTHALLKARTLSDVAKSLTSTGDVTVALTEAAESASSLIGFEAGGRRTTSLLTDGDYPPVLRLFPESTTIHATVGREELMGAVRRVSLVADRAAPIHMSFTEGNLALDAGQGDDAQASEQLVTHLEGEDIATAFNPAYLLDGLGAINQPYVRFDFTHPSKPAVLTGMSAIGGEEDTSFRYLIMPIRFGA from the coding sequence ATGAAGCTCAGGGTCGACCGCGACGTCCTCGCTGACGCCGTCACATGGACCGCGCGCTCAGTGCCGGCACGCCCCCCGGTGCCCGTGCTGGCCGGCGTCCGCCTGGAGGCCACCTCCACCTCCCTGATCCTGGCCTCCTTCGACTACGAGGTCTCCGCCCACTGCGAGATCCCGGCCGACGTCGAGGAGGAGGGCGTGGTGCTCGTCTCCGGTCGGCTGCTTGCAGACATTGCCAAGGCGCTGCCGTCCAAGCCGGTGGACCTGGAGGTCGAGGGCACCAAGGTGACTGTCACCTGCGGCGCCTCCCGCTTCGCGCTCGCGGCCATGGCGGCCGAGGACTACCCGGCGCTGCCGCAGATGCCGGGCGTGGCCGGGACCGTCGATGCCCACGACCTCGCCGAGGCCGTCTCCCAGGTATCCATCGCCGCTTCCCGCGATGAGACCCTGCCGCTGCTGACCAGCGTGCAGATGGAGGTCGACGGCGCCTCCCTGACGCTTATGGCCACTGACCGCTATCGGCTGGCCGTGCGGGAGATGACCTGGCAGCCGCAGGACCCCCAGCTCTCAACCCACGCGCTGCTAAAGGCCCGCACCCTGTCTGACGTCGCCAAGTCCCTGACCTCCACGGGTGACGTGACGGTGGCACTCACGGAGGCGGCCGAGTCCGCCTCCAGCCTCATTGGCTTCGAGGCCGGCGGCCGGCGCACCACCAGCCTGCTCACCGACGGCGATTACCCGCCAGTGCTGCGCCTGTTCCCCGAGTCCACCACGATTCACGCCACCGTTGGCCGTGAGGAGCTCATGGGCGCCGTGCGCCGCGTCAGCCTGGTTGCCGACCGGGCCGCCCCGATCCACATGTCCTTCACCGAGGGCAACCTGGCGCTGGACGCCGGCCAGGGGGACGACGCGCAGGCCTCCGAGCAGCTAGTCACCCACCTGGAGGGCGAGGACATCGCCACCGCCTTCAACCCCGCCTACCTGCTCGACGGCCTGGGAGCCATTAACCAGCCGTACGTGCGCTTCGACTTCACCCACCCGTCCAAGCCCGCGGTCCTGACCGGCATGAGCGCCATCGGCGGCGAGGAGGACACCTCCTTCCGCTACCTGATCATGCCGATCCGCTTCGGCGCCTGA